A genomic window from Parasteatoda tepidariorum isolate YZ-2023 chromosome 10, CAS_Ptep_4.0, whole genome shotgun sequence includes:
- the LOC122271600 gene encoding uncharacterized protein has translation MFERVATEIMASRKFDLRGGEYTDLTEENSQPPTNVLGMSWDKKYDTLQVSTSCIKELNIEKVTKRTILSAAHRLFDPLGMICPVTLIPKLLLQSIWKLKLNWDDDVEENIRREFLKWIEGVLYIEKINIPRYFGLSGAKKSSIHFFCDASKLAYAVVVYIRVESENNVRVQLLQARSRVAPTGKGEITIARLELLAATIASRLSTSILSEVTHDEVFFWSDSTTVLAWIKRSEPWAIFVYNRVREIREQTDVNNWRHVPGTMNPADLPSRGCSAQQLLRLQWSEGPSWLHLPQDLWPSSEDVVNEEEVNCEKRKGVTTSMINFEVTKLLSSNISDYRKIVHTMVWVKRFLFNCKNEERRKGDLSVKELEEAEKTTVYLIQQETFTGVSDKRLKTLDVFIDEKRIYRLKTTVYKRDDFEEFRTPAILPGANSIVKRLVLFEHKKNGHAGVSYTLNSLRERFWLLCGRRTVKSVLRSCVVCKRFSAKSVDTPTASPPADRVQDAAVFQVTRVDFAGPVILKDNSKAWICYLCRL, from the coding sequence ATGTTTGAAAGAGTTGCTACTGAAATAATGGCAAGTAGAAAATTCGATCTTAGAGGGGGGGAGTACACCGACTTAACCGAGGAAAATTCACAGCCACCTACAAATGTTCTTGGTATGAGCTGGGATAAGAAATATGATACTCTTCAAGTGAGTACAAGTTGCATTAAAGAGCTTAACATTGAGAAAGTAACAAAAAGAACCATCCTGTCAGCTGCACATAGACTTTTTGACCCCTTGGGTATGATCTGTCCTGTAACGTTGATCCCAAAATTGCTTCTTCAGAGCATTTGGAAGTTGAAACTGAATTGGGATGATGATGTTGAGGAAAACATCAGAAgagaatttttgaaatggaTTGAAGGTGTACTGtatattgagaaaattaatattccaaGGTATTTTGGACTAAGTGGAGCCAAGAAGTCTtccattcatttcttttgcgaTGCAAGTAAATTGGCCTATGCTGTGGTTGTTTACATTAGAGTGGAGTCTGAGAATAATGTACGAGTTCAATTACTACAGGCGAGAAGTAGAGTAGCCCCTACAGGAAAAGGAGAAATTACCATAGCACGACTTGAACTTCTGGCAGCAACCATTGCATCTCGTCTTTCAACTTCAATTTTGTCTGAGGTAACTCATGATGAAGTGTTTTTTTGGTCAGATTCCACAACTGTTTTGGCCTGGATCAAAAGAAGTGAACCATGGgccatttttgtttataatcgAGTGCGTGAAATCAGAGAGCAGACTGATGTTAACAACTGGAGACATGTTCCTGGGACGATGAACCCAGCTGATTTGCCAAGTAGAGGATGTTCTGCACAACAACTTCTGCGATTGCAATGGTCAGAGGGTCCCAGTTGGTTGCACTTACCTCAAGATTTGTGGCCTTCGTCTGAAGATGTCGTTAATGAGGAGGAAGTAAACTGTGAGAAAAGAAAAGGTGTCACAACCtcaatgataaattttgaagtgACAAAACTTTTGAGTTCTAATATTTCTGACTATCGAAAAATTGTACATACTATGGTATGGGTGAAGAGATtcctttttaattgcaaaaatgaagaaagaagaaaaggaGATCTTTCTGTTAAGGAATTAGAAGAAGCTGAGAAAACTACTGTATACTTAATACAGCAGGAGACCTTTACAGGAGTTTCAGATAAACGCCTTAAAACTCTAGATGTATTTATTGATGAGAAAAGAATCTATAGATTAAAAACAACTGTATATAAAAGAGATGATTTTGAAGAGTTTAGAACACCTGCTATTTTACCTGGAGCGAATTCTATAGTAAAACGTTTAGTACTGTTTGAACATAAGAAAAATGGACATGCTGGTGTTTCCTACACATTGAATTCTCTTAGAGAAAGATTTTGGCTACTGTGTGGTAGAAGAACAGTAAAATCTGTATTGAGATCTTGCGTCGTCTGCAAGCGTTTTTCTGCCAAATCTGTAGATACACCAACTGCATCACCACCAGCTGATAGAGTTCAAGATGCAGCTGTTTTCCAAGTAACGAGAGTGGACTTTGCTGGTCCTGTGATTTTGAAAGACAATTCAAAGGCCTGGATATGCTACCTGTGCCGTTTATAG
- the LOC110283435 gene encoding zinc finger protein 22: MGDKPYSCSICYKSFSCNSHLTMHKLVHTGEKLYSCSICNKNFSRKSNLTSHSRVHTGEKPYSCSMCNKSFSHHSDLIRHSRVHTGEKPFSCSICNKTFSQNTHLNAHMRVHTGEKPYSCNVCNRSFSQKHSLTRHSHIHAVEKSDS; this comes from the coding sequence ATGGGTGataaaccttattcttgtagtatatgttaTAAGAGTTTTTCATGTAATAGTCATCTGACTATGCACAAgcttgttcatactggtgagaaactttattcttgtagtatatgtaataagaatttttcaaggAAGAGTAATCTGACTTCGCACAgccgtgttcatactggtgagaaaccttattcttgtagtatgtgtaataagagtttttcgcATCATAGTGATCTGATTAGGCACAgccgtgttcatactggtgagaagcctttttcttgtagtatatgtaataaaactttttctcagAATACCCACCTTAATGCACACATGCgcgttcatactggtgagaaaccttattcttgtaatgTATGTAATAGAAGTTTTTCACAGAAACACTCTCTGACTAGGCATAGCCATATTCATGCTGTAGAGAAATCTGACTCTTAA